Proteins encoded in a region of the Pseudomonadota bacterium genome:
- the tadA gene encoding tRNA adenosine(34) deaminase TadA, translating into MNEHETYMELAINEAKKAGQNCEVPIGAIIVDEKGEVLSTAHNSTISLCDPCAHAEILVLRNACSKIGNYRLLDMIIYVTVEPCIMCMGAIIHARLKKLVFGAYDPKWGAAGSLYNFAEDKRLNHKTEIIPGIYEKECKALMQDFFKEKRTR; encoded by the coding sequence ATGAACGAGCATGAAACATACATGGAACTTGCCATCAATGAAGCAAAAAAGGCTGGACAAAATTGTGAAGTTCCTATAGGTGCGATAATAGTAGATGAAAAAGGGGAAGTTCTTTCGACAGCACATAACAGCACTATATCCCTTTGTGATCCTTGTGCTCACGCCGAAATACTTGTGCTTAGGAACGCATGCTCTAAAATCGGGAACTACAGGCTTTTGGATATGATCATCTATGTAACGGTTGAGCCTTGTATTATGTGTATGGGTGCAATTATACATGCAAGATTAAAAAAACTGGTATTTGGAGCATACGACCCTAAATGGGGAGCCGCAGGATCTCTTTACAATTTTGCTGAAGATAAAAGGCTGAATCATAAAACTGAAATAATACCCGGAATATACGAAAAAGAATGTAAAGCTCTTATGCAGGATTTTTTTAAAGAAAAACGAACCCGATAA